Proteins from a single region of Sinorhizobium alkalisoli:
- the smpB gene encoding SsrA-binding protein SmpB, with product MAQKGSERTVRRVVAENRKARFNYEIVDTYEAGLVLTGTEVKSLREGKANISESYATDEGGEIWLINSYLPEYLQANRFNHETRRRRKLLLSKRQVNRLQGAVNREGMSLVPLRIYFNERGRAKLELALAKGKKLHDKRETAKERDWNRQKSRLLKERG from the coding sequence ATGGCACAAAAGGGCAGCGAGCGCACGGTCAGAAGAGTTGTGGCGGAGAACCGCAAGGCTCGCTTCAACTACGAGATCGTCGATACCTACGAGGCCGGTCTCGTCCTGACCGGAACGGAGGTCAAGTCGTTGCGTGAGGGCAAGGCCAATATTTCTGAATCCTACGCGACCGACGAGGGCGGTGAAATCTGGCTGATCAATTCCTATCTGCCGGAATATCTGCAGGCCAACCGCTTCAATCATGAGACGCGCCGCCGGCGGAAACTGCTTCTGTCGAAGCGACAGGTCAATCGCCTGCAGGGCGCCGTCAACCGCGAGGGCATGTCCCTGGTGCCGCTCCGGATCTATTTCAACGAGCGCGGTCGGGCGAAACTCGAACTGGCGCTCGCCAAGGGCAAGAAACTGCACGACAAGCGAGAGACGGCCAAGGAGCGGGACTGGAACCGGCAGAAGAGCCGGCTGCTCAAGGAGCGCGGTTGA
- the dapA gene encoding 4-hydroxy-tetrahydrodipicolinate synthase, whose protein sequence is MFKGSIPALVTPFTSTGAVDADRFVAHVEWQTKEGSHGLVPVGTTGESPTLSHDEHKQVVELCVEAAARRVPVIAGAGSNNTIEAIELAQHAERAGADAILVVTPYYNKPTQKGLFAHFAAIAESVKLPIVIYNIPGRSVVDMSVETMAALARAYPTIVGVKDATGKIERVSEQRMACGKDFVQLSGEDATALGFNAHGGVGCISVTANVAPRLCAEFQEATLAGDYAKALEYQDKLMPLHKAIFMEPGLCGAKYALNRLGRMSRTVRSPLLSTLEPATEAAIDAALRHAGLMN, encoded by the coding sequence ATGTTCAAGGGTTCCATTCCCGCACTCGTAACCCCGTTCACGTCCACCGGTGCCGTGGACGCGGATCGTTTCGTCGCGCATGTGGAATGGCAGACGAAAGAGGGCAGCCACGGACTTGTGCCGGTGGGCACGACCGGCGAGTCCCCGACGCTTTCGCATGACGAGCATAAGCAGGTCGTGGAACTCTGCGTCGAGGCGGCCGCGCGGCGCGTGCCGGTCATCGCCGGCGCCGGCTCCAACAACACGATCGAGGCGATCGAGCTTGCGCAGCACGCCGAGAGGGCCGGCGCCGATGCGATCCTGGTGGTTACGCCCTACTACAACAAGCCGACGCAGAAGGGGCTCTTTGCCCATTTCGCGGCGATCGCCGAAAGCGTGAAGCTGCCGATCGTGATCTACAATATTCCCGGCCGGTCTGTTGTCGATATGAGCGTCGAAACCATGGCCGCGCTCGCAAGGGCCTATCCGACGATCGTCGGTGTCAAGGATGCGACCGGCAAGATCGAGCGCGTTTCCGAGCAGCGCATGGCCTGCGGCAAGGATTTCGTCCAGCTTTCCGGCGAGGACGCGACCGCGCTCGGCTTCAACGCGCATGGCGGGGTCGGCTGCATCTCCGTCACAGCCAATGTCGCCCCGCGGCTCTGCGCTGAATTCCAGGAGGCGACGCTCGCGGGTGATTATGCCAAGGCACTGGAATACCAAGACAAATTGATGCCGCTACACAAGGCGATTTTCATGGAGCCGGGTCTCTGCGGCGCGAAATACGCGCTCAATCGCCTCGGCCGGATGAGCCGCACGGTGCGGTCGCCGCTGCTCTCGACGCTGGAGCCGGCAACCGAGGCGGCTATCGACGCGGCGCTCAGGCATGCGGGATTGATGAATTGA